The proteins below come from a single Vitis vinifera cultivar Pinot Noir 40024 chromosome 9, ASM3070453v1 genomic window:
- the LOC100854287 gene encoding uncharacterized protein LOC100854287: protein MKAVEIDFKTSTQAINLKKKKKHQNHVRNDAPSPVSASHAIGSHLVCALGLALSFWATHSFFSTNLISDPVHTLLLTWVFETPIVVLVYSRFRKNPKECSYWRAVGRGLLGIPLGALINIFGAIALGAPVGIQYLLGTINWSLLMSLLTFVPAACVFGSSWTDWQRVFAHTKPIGAIDYMICLPAHGAIIGAWLGAWPMPLDWERPWQEWPVCVSYGAMAGYLVAMVASLGFTLVRVARLPLKQD, encoded by the exons ATGAAAGCTGTGGAGATTGATTTCAAAACCTCCACACAAGCAATCAAtctaaagaagaagaagaagcatcaAAATCATGTTCGAAATGACGCACCATCCCCAGTATCAGCTTCACATGCAATTGGGTCTCACCTGGTTTGCGCCCTAGGCTTAGCTCTCTCGTTCTGGGCCACCCACAGTTTCTTCTCCACCAATCTCATTTCTGATCCCGTCCATACCCTCCTCCTCACCTGG GTCTTTGAAACCCCGATTGTGGTCCTTGTTTATAGTCGGTTTCGAAAGAATCCGAAAGAATGCTCG TATTGGAGAGCAGTGGGACGAGGCCTATTGGGAATTCCACTTG GGGCTCTCATCAATATATTTGGAGCTATTGCTTTGGGTGCACCTGTTGGCATTCa GTATTTACTGGGGACCATTAACTGGTCTCTTCTAATGTCATTATTGACT TTTGTTCCTGCGGCTTGTGTTTTTGGTTCATCATGGACAGATTGGCAGCGTGTCTTTGCACACACAAA GCCTATTGGAGCTATTGATTATATGATATGCCTACCAGCACATGGTGCTATTATTGGAGCTTGGTTAGGGGCTTGGCCCATGCCACTTGATTGGGAAAGACCATGGCAG GAGTGGCCTGTTTGTGTTAGTTATGGAGCCATGGCTGGTTACCTGGTTGCAATGGTGGCATCCTTAGGCTTCACACTTGTACGTGTCGCACGCCTTCCTCTCAAACAAGATTAA